GAAGTGCACACCGATGACTTCGAGCGCCTCTTGATTGGTGACGCCACCCAAAAACTCCAGCCAACGCTCTGCGCTCAGTCCGAATCTGGTGGGTGAGATCTGCGGATCAGCTGAAGCCAGTCGCAGGGCAACCCGGGCTGGAGTGTTCGTAGCGTTAGCGATCTGAAGTAGATCATCTACTTCATCTTCATTGTCTAGACTCAGCACCACATTGTTCTGGACTGCCAGCTCAAGTAGGGCTTGGGACTTCACCGCAGCGGTGACAATCAATGAATCGGAGCTGATTCCACGCTTCAGACACTGATCTAATTCGTGGAAGCTTGCTACATCCACTCCGCAGCCTTCGGCAAAAGCCTTGTCGATAGCACCAAGGGTCTTATTGGCCTTGCGCGCTAGATAGATTTGGAAGTCAACCTCATATTCAGCCGCTGCCTCACGTAGCTCGGTGATGTTCCGTGCCATCGATGAGAAGTTGTGAACGTTTAGTGGTGACCCATACTTGGTGAGTAGTTCTTGGCAGAGTTTAGGATTCTCAACAAGTTCTGTCATCCATGGTTCCAGACGGGCCGTCAGAGGTAGGGTTCCGTGCATCAGCGGTGGCATCAATAAGCTACTTTCTGGCTTTGAACGGTCACTTGCGTTGCAATGCGCTTGACCCATTCTCGGTACTCGGTATGCAAAGTTCGGTTCAAGGTGTCATGACCCAAGGTAGGGTCCTCCGTCGGACGCCCCAGAGCGCTCAACGACTCATTGCGCTGACCCTGTGAATCGATGCAGGTTCCGTCAGTGTCGGTGAGTAGTCCGCGCTCGCCGGTCCTAATCATGATTTCTCCTGCCGCCAACAGGCCATCAATGAGGGAGTTCGCTGGTTTGCCGTGAGGAGCTGCGGCGGTGAGCACGCCCGCCGCGGCAGTCACAGAGTCTATTTCAACGGTGTCTGTTCTTTGATCTTCGCCTTGATCAGTACTAGCTGTACTGGCTACGGATTGTTGGTGACGCAGGATCCCCGCGTCGTGCAGGGCTAGCAGTTTTTGTGCTGTGGGCTCTGGTGGGCCAAAGGCCATACGTTCAAGGTTGCTTGCTGCTAGGTTAAATTCTCCTCGCTCGGTGTGGCTCCAGTTATATCTAGAGAGCGCACGGACCAGTTCTGAATATAGCTTTGACCAAGTTACCGCCCACACCCATTCATGGGTTCCGCTTACTAGTCCACGGTTAGCTTCGAGGCTATAGCGTAATTGTTCAAAAGGTCGCTCATGTTCTGAGAATTGTGCGGATCTACCGGTACATACGGTGTCCCAGAGTGATTCCTTGGTGGCCGGTACGCCGCTGAAATCAGCGATGTGCTTCGCGCAGTCCAGCAGGATGCTCCACATTTTCCTAGTATTAGGCGTTGAAGAGCCCGCCCAGGCACGCAGTTGAGTTTGGTAAATGCCCAGAACGCTGTGCAGGTCTTCGCCAATGTCTCTTGGCTTTGGTGTCATCGCAATACCCTGGCGAGAAACCATCGTGATCAGCGCTGGCTCGTTTCCGCTGGGCAGATATCGCAGCGCACCCCCGGCATCATCGGCAACAGGTTCCCAACGGCCACCGCGCCCTTCGGTCAAGACCATGACCACGTCATAGGCTGTCAGTGCGGCACCGCGAATCTTGACCCTACTTCCAGCTGGTACTTGCGCGATGGCTTCAGGGGCTTGTTCCACGCTCAGCGCTGCTGCGGGAATTGTTGAAACCGGTTGCTCTTCATTCCTGTAGCCTGCCAACCCGTGGCCGGTAGCAAGGACAACTTCATCATAGAGTTCAGCACCAGAAGTCGTTGATACTGCCCACTGTTCGCCTTGCCGTTGAACCCGCTGAACCACCAGCGGTCGATGGGATACCGATAGCTCACCGTGTTTGGTCAACAGTTCAAATTGCTCGCTGAGGTATGCGCCGACCTCGGCCCGTGGTGCAAAGACGTCTTGGATTTTATCCGAAGCATGCGGCTGCCTGTATTGATCAAACGTCTTTTCGCACAGACTAGAAGACGCGTCGATTATGCGCGAGTTGACGTTCAGCCTCAGTTCTTTGGGCTGCGTGGTATTCCATACCCGTCCGGCTCCCGGCGGGTAGGGGTCATAAACATCAACCTGAACAGTTTGGCATTCGTTGTCGCTGAGCACATCGTTGAGTTCCAACAGAGCAAACAGGCACTTTGGGCCGCCACCGATCATCGCTATGCGGATCATCGTCCAGCGCCAACTTCTAACTCAGACAAGTTCGCAGACTGAGGTGACTCACCAAGAGTTTTTTGCACCCATTCATCGTTGTAAACGGTGTGTAGATAGGGAACCCCGGAATCGTGCACCAAGAAGGCAACCCGTGAGCCCTGGGGAATGTCTGGGAGCATTTTCCCCATGGCCGCGACAATTGCTCCGGTAGAGGCTCCGGCAAGGATGCCTTCCCGCTTGGCCAGTAGTCGACAGCCACGAACCATCTCAATTTCAGGGATACGGAAAACTTCGTCGGGCTGCACTTCTAGGGACAGATCAGGGACTATTCCTGC
The nucleotide sequence above comes from Glutamicibacter sp. B1. Encoded proteins:
- a CDS encoding FAD/NAD(P)-binding protein, encoding MIRIAMIGGGPKCLFALLELNDVLSDNECQTVQVDVYDPYPPGAGRVWNTTQPKELRLNVNSRIIDASSSLCEKTFDQYRQPHASDKIQDVFAPRAEVGAYLSEQFELLTKHGELSVSHRPLVVQRVQRQGEQWAVSTTSGAELYDEVVLATGHGLAGYRNEEQPVSTIPAAALSVEQAPEAIAQVPAGSRVKIRGAALTAYDVVMVLTEGRGGRWEPVADDAGGALRYLPSGNEPALITMVSRQGIAMTPKPRDIGEDLHSVLGIYQTQLRAWAGSSTPNTRKMWSILLDCAKHIADFSGVPATKESLWDTVCTGRSAQFSEHERPFEQLRYSLEANRGLVSGTHEWVWAVTWSKLYSELVRALSRYNWSHTERGEFNLAASNLERMAFGPPEPTAQKLLALHDAGILRHQQSVASTASTDQGEDQRTDTVEIDSVTAAAGVLTAAAPHGKPANSLIDGLLAAGEIMIRTGERGLLTDTDGTCIDSQGQRNESLSALGRPTEDPTLGHDTLNRTLHTEYREWVKRIATQVTVQSQKVAY